One window from the genome of Prosthecobacter vanneervenii encodes:
- a CDS encoding NlpC/P60 family protein: MKTSLLLLSLLLYCSALTAADYQSPYKVAFTYSDEELIGDILKGPRGNWKEEASVPYRDWYDEANQRRWKYWGPAAKHFGAPAGMSNKSPEWSRQRVIATAMRFVGYTYQHHHVPDWEPPASWPKDEKQTTPVTKGVDCSNFTAFVYNLALGIKPTGDVQDQAELTEAPGPGAGRKISVKRIELPERYEDFEKTLLTGDLLFVKSNKGEVSHVVLWVGKIGRSPDGVPLVLDSTGTGTKDSNGVPIPDGVHLRPFKKGWWYASKASHALRIIPEK, from the coding sequence ATGAAGACCAGCCTGCTTCTGCTTTCCCTGCTGCTTTACTGCAGCGCGCTGACCGCCGCCGACTACCAATCTCCCTACAAGGTGGCCTTCACCTACAGCGACGAGGAACTGATAGGCGACATCTTGAAAGGGCCGCGTGGCAACTGGAAGGAGGAGGCCAGCGTGCCCTATCGAGACTGGTATGATGAAGCCAACCAACGGCGCTGGAAATACTGGGGGCCTGCGGCAAAGCATTTCGGCGCGCCCGCTGGCATGAGCAATAAAAGCCCGGAGTGGTCGCGTCAGCGGGTGATCGCCACCGCCATGCGCTTTGTGGGGTACACTTACCAGCATCATCACGTGCCGGATTGGGAACCGCCAGCGAGCTGGCCGAAGGATGAGAAGCAGACCACGCCTGTGACGAAGGGGGTGGATTGCAGCAACTTCACGGCCTTTGTGTACAACCTAGCGCTGGGCATCAAGCCCACCGGAGATGTGCAGGACCAGGCCGAACTGACCGAGGCTCCTGGCCCGGGAGCGGGGCGAAAAATCTCGGTGAAGCGCATCGAGCTACCCGAGCGCTACGAAGATTTTGAAAAGACGCTGCTCACGGGTGATCTGCTCTTTGTGAAGAGCAACAAGGGCGAGGTGTCCCATGTGGTGCTATGGGTGGGAAAGATAGGCCGCAGCCCGGATGGCGTGCCGCTGGTGCTGGACAGCACGGGCACTGGAACCAAAGACAGCAACGGAGTGCCGATCCCGGATGGTGTGCACCTGCGCCCCTTTAAAAAGGGCTGGTGGTATGCCAGCAAGGCGAGCCACGCGCTGAGGATCATTCCGGAGAAGTGA
- a CDS encoding M20 metallopeptidase family protein, with product MKYLCLLLLSASLYAADTRDALFQKSIDEMFPRLVEIRRDIHMHPELPNEEVRTSKLVADRLKALGFTDIKTGVAKTGVVAVLKGAQDGPCVAVRADMDALPIKELRSAPYRSQNPGVMHACGHDVHTTCALGVAELLMRHRDQVKGSVKFLFQPAEEAMPATYKGDWGAKLMVAEGVMENPKPAAVFGLHTTAVVQPAGSTDDAVHYLKAGQIGYTPGYDNANSDRFHITIHGKMAHGSAPHKGVDAIAVAAEAIMALQMIKSRQTNTRQPLVISIGTISGGDRENIIAEKVELGGTVRTYDAAFRDGVIEQMERILKGITSAHGATYEMEYRKTYPSIHNDQKLIDATLPVFRRIVGDKNVIELIPGMGGEDFSFFAQVVPGFYFRLGVANEEKGFTYGGHTPMYDCDEESLKTGVAVMAAAVCDFLDASR from the coding sequence ATGAAATATCTTTGCCTGCTACTGCTCTCCGCCTCCCTCTACGCTGCAGACACGCGCGATGCGCTGTTTCAAAAGAGCATCGATGAGATGTTTCCCAGGCTGGTGGAGATCCGCCGGGACATTCACATGCATCCGGAGTTGCCGAATGAAGAGGTGCGGACGTCCAAGCTGGTGGCAGACCGATTGAAAGCGCTGGGTTTTACCGACATTAAAACCGGTGTGGCCAAGACCGGGGTGGTGGCCGTGCTGAAGGGTGCCCAGGACGGCCCCTGCGTGGCGGTGCGTGCAGACATGGATGCGCTGCCGATCAAGGAGCTGCGAAGCGCGCCCTACCGCTCTCAAAATCCGGGGGTGATGCATGCATGCGGACATGATGTGCACACGACCTGCGCGCTGGGCGTGGCTGAGCTGCTGATGCGGCACCGGGACCAGGTGAAAGGCAGCGTGAAGTTTCTCTTTCAGCCTGCGGAGGAGGCCATGCCAGCCACCTACAAGGGCGACTGGGGAGCCAAGCTGATGGTGGCGGAGGGGGTGATGGAAAATCCGAAACCTGCGGCGGTCTTTGGCCTGCACACCACGGCGGTAGTGCAGCCTGCTGGTAGCACGGATGACGCGGTGCATTACCTGAAGGCGGGGCAGATCGGCTATACGCCGGGCTATGACAATGCGAACAGCGACCGCTTCCACATCACCATTCATGGCAAGATGGCGCATGGCTCGGCCCCGCACAAAGGCGTGGACGCGATCGCCGTGGCGGCGGAGGCCATCATGGCGCTGCAGATGATCAAGAGCCGCCAGACGAATACGCGGCAGCCGCTGGTAATCAGCATCGGCACGATCAGCGGAGGAGACCGCGAGAACATCATCGCGGAGAAGGTGGAGCTGGGCGGCACGGTGCGCACGTATGATGCGGCCTTTCGCGATGGGGTGATCGAGCAGATGGAGCGCATCCTGAAAGGCATCACCTCGGCCCATGGGGCCACCTACGAGATGGAGTACCGCAAGACGTACCCGAGCATCCACAATGATCAAAAGCTGATCGATGCCACACTGCCGGTCTTTCGCCGGATCGTGGGGGATAAGAACGTAATCGAGCTGATCCCTGGGATGGGCGGCGAGGATTTCAGCTTTTTTGCGCAGGTGGTGCCCGGCTTTTACTTCCGCCTGGGCGTGGCCAATGAGGAAAAAGGCTTCACCTATGGCGGCCACACGCCGATGTATGACTGCGATGAAGAGAGCCTCAAAACCGGGGTGGCCGTGATGGCGGCTGCGGTGTGTGATTTTCTGGATGCAAGCCGCTGA
- a CDS encoding lysozyme inhibitor LprI family protein produces the protein MRTAILALSLLLLTTALIGSAFAEDKPLTREAAKALFDKADHALNEAWAAAKKELSEADFNKLKEDQRAWVEHRDYLARSPQFTGTSGQDDLSLDAPEYLQAAAGLEDERTEWLKGLIQDWNVEGLTGAWSDSRGGSIQIVEKDGHLFFNIECVRGPTSHSGDLSGVAVWNSPIGWFSDKGLDKDKPDETNLSFVLSDKKLQITGANTGYYHGARAYFDGSYVRVKSLTPQEQAVVIKEAKSGEAPQQ, from the coding sequence ATGCGCACCGCTATTTTAGCTCTCTCTCTGCTGCTGCTCACGACGGCTTTGATTGGCTCCGCATTCGCCGAGGACAAACCCCTCACCCGCGAGGCCGCCAAGGCACTCTTTGACAAAGCAGACCACGCCCTCAATGAAGCCTGGGCCGCTGCTAAAAAGGAGCTGTCGGAAGCCGACTTCAACAAGCTCAAGGAAGACCAGCGCGCCTGGGTCGAGCATCGTGATTACCTCGCTCGCTCGCCACAGTTTACCGGGACCAGCGGCCAGGATGATTTGTCCCTGGATGCGCCTGAATACCTGCAGGCCGCCGCCGGTCTGGAGGACGAGCGCACTGAGTGGCTCAAAGGCTTGATCCAGGATTGGAACGTGGAAGGGCTGACTGGAGCTTGGTCAGACAGCCGTGGCGGCAGCATTCAGATCGTCGAAAAGGACGGCCATCTGTTCTTCAACATCGAGTGTGTACGCGGCCCCACCTCTCACAGTGGCGATCTCAGCGGCGTCGCCGTTTGGAATTCTCCCATAGGCTGGTTCAGCGACAAAGGACTCGACAAAGACAAGCCCGATGAAACTAACCTCAGCTTCGTCCTGAGCGACAAAAAGCTCCAGATCACTGGCGCAAACACCGGCTACTACCATGGCGCCCGCGCCTATTTTGACGGCAGCTACGTGCGCGTGAAGTCTTTGACGCCGCAAGAGCAGGCCGTAGTGATTAAAGAGGCAAAATCCGGCGAAGCGCCGCAGCAGTAA
- a CDS encoding VF530 family protein produces the protein MHAAGPKNPLHGITLQMMVTQLVDHYGWEMLGRMIPINCFNWQPSIKSSLTFLRRTQWARDKVEALYLDSLPDFKQPQKEGEPQTGSAE, from the coding sequence ATGCACGCCGCAGGCCCCAAAAATCCGCTCCATGGCATCACTCTCCAGATGATGGTCACCCAGCTCGTCGATCACTACGGCTGGGAGATGCTCGGCCGCATGATCCCGATCAACTGCTTCAACTGGCAGCCCAGCATCAAATCCAGCCTCACCTTCCTCCGCCGCACCCAGTGGGCTCGTGACAAAGTCGAAGCGCTCTACCTCGACTCGCTCCCAGACTTCAAGCAGCCGCAGAAAGAAGGCGAGCCGCAGACTGGAAGCGCAGAGTGA
- a CDS encoding ABC transporter ATP-binding protein yields MSKAETGRLAAHVKGISKSFGDGGARLQVLKEIELEVRRGDITMLVGPSGCGKTTLISIIAGTLKADAGELQVLGQDLRKMSTAEITRFRAQHIGFIFQSFNLIPTLSCVENVSVPLLIQGVSASKAEKRAKEVLDQVGLGERTKHRPSQLSGGQQQRVAIARALVHEPELIICDEPTAALDAKNGHVVMELFEHVARGKDRAVLIVTHDNRIFHHANRIANMDDGRVVEIHDVDADNPPPEHLKHVERL; encoded by the coding sequence ATGAGCAAAGCTGAAACCGGCCGTCTGGCGGCACATGTGAAGGGCATCTCCAAGAGCTTTGGAGATGGAGGCGCGCGGCTGCAGGTGCTCAAGGAGATCGAGCTGGAGGTGCGGCGGGGAGACATCACCATGCTGGTGGGGCCGTCCGGCTGCGGCAAGACGACGCTGATCAGCATCATTGCCGGCACGCTGAAAGCGGATGCCGGGGAGCTGCAGGTGCTGGGGCAGGATCTGCGGAAAATGTCCACGGCTGAGATCACGCGATTCCGGGCGCAGCACATCGGTTTCATCTTCCAGTCCTTTAACCTGATCCCGACGCTGAGCTGCGTGGAGAATGTGAGCGTGCCGCTGCTGATCCAGGGCGTGTCCGCCTCGAAGGCCGAGAAGCGCGCCAAGGAGGTGCTGGATCAGGTGGGGCTGGGAGAGCGCACGAAGCACCGGCCCTCCCAGCTCTCAGGCGGGCAGCAGCAGCGTGTGGCGATCGCCCGTGCTCTGGTACATGAGCCGGAGCTGATCATCTGCGACGAGCCCACCGCCGCGCTGGATGCCAAGAACGGGCATGTGGTGATGGAGCTCTTTGAGCACGTGGCTCGTGGGAAGGACCGTGCGGTGCTGATCGTAACGCATGACAACCGCATCTTTCATCATGCGAACCGGATCGCGAACATGGACGACGGGCGCGTGGTGGAGATCCATGATGTGGATGCTGACAACCCACCGCCGGAGCATCTGAAGCACGTGGAGAGGCTTTAA